Proteins encoded by one window of Planktothrix tepida PCC 9214:
- a CDS encoding CYTH domain-containing protein, whose protein sequence is MATEIERKFLVEGDGWRSLGVGEIYRQGYISNNNGRTVRVRVVGEQGYLTIKGSTTGMKRAEFEYKIPVKDAQELLETLCDRPFIEKTRYKINIGNLIWEVDEFWGENQGLILAEVELETEDQNIDIPDWIGEEVTSDPRYYNSNLVKNPFKP, encoded by the coding sequence ATGGCAACGGAAATTGAACGGAAATTTTTAGTCGAAGGGGATGGATGGCGATCGCTTGGCGTTGGAGAAATCTATCGTCAAGGCTATATTAGCAACAATAATGGACGAACAGTTCGAGTGCGGGTGGTAGGAGAACAAGGCTATTTAACCATTAAAGGGTCAACAACGGGAATGAAACGGGCAGAATTTGAGTATAAAATCCCCGTTAAAGATGCTCAAGAATTATTAGAAACCTTATGCGATCGCCCTTTTATTGAAAAAACACGATATAAAATTAATATCGGGAATTTAATCTGGGAAGTAGACGAATTTTGGGGAGAAAATCAAGGATTAATCTTAGCCGAAGTGGAACTAGAAACCGAAGATCAAAATATTGATATTCCTGATTGGATCGGAGAAGAAGTCACCTCTGATCCCCGATATTATAACTCTAATTTAGTTAAAAACCCCTTCAAACCGTAG
- a CDS encoding SpoIIE family protein phosphatase: MSIRLPQVQLIWFKIVRKSRHPIPIRTVLIVPFLLQIFGAVGVVGWLSFQAGQKSVHEVVSQLQNEISARVEQNLEAYLTVPEKINQTNLNLIRSGTLTLKNLNSWEKYLWGQVQIFPEINFIKVTNAAGQERTGEQLGDGSLRINVVDTFTNFDFYSYQTNNKGDRTKVATIVKDFDTRKGVWYQDAVKAGGTTWSSVYLSLLEPTLLMSALLPVYNPQTQQIQGVLNTALRLDGIGDFLNRLKVGKSGQTFLIDSKGTLLATSTLEKPFQEINNERQLFPAINSKNLLTQATAKYLSQTQGNLNNIKQGKDLEFTWNRERYFVKVLPFQKGKTVNWLILVVVPESDFMEQINTNTRTTIILCSLALLGATVIGLLTAQWIVKPILQLNIAAKQIAQGNWEQTVNLKRKDELGQLGRSFNRMAKQLKESFTILEAKNKELQDLDQLKDEFLANTSHELRTPLNGIIGIAESLIEGVTGDLPSETNSNLAMIVASGRRLSSLVGDILDFSKLRHKNIELQLRPVDVYSIVNAVSILSQPLITQKDLHIINRIPAEFPLAEADENRLQQILYNLIGNAIKFTSEGIVEISARILSETEKPQMAITISDTGIGIAADKLERIFESFEQAEGSTAREYGGTGLGLTITKQLVELHGGKITVQSELGIGSQFTFTLPIAENTIKNPSENRVKNLSKPLQINPLIAINPNFSKPFMDYSPETIKILIVDDEVVNRQVLFNNLSLNNYAVFQATNGEEALELIEHGLKPNMILLDVMMPKITGYEVTQKLRERFNATELPIILLTAKTQVQDIVTGLNMGANDYMMKPFAKDELLARIRTHINISRLHAENLRLATELEVTRRLQQMILPKPEELATIHELEILGFMEPAEEVGGDYYDVLETDGVVTLGIGDVTGHGLESGILMLMTQTGIRTLKEVRETDPIQFLSILNRTLYKNVERMNVDRNLTLVLLNYYQGLLTVSGQHEEILIVRSNGTIERIDTMDLGIPIALDEEITEFIDSTTVELKAGDGVVLYTDGITETFNLSKEQYGLNRLCNVISKNWHNPIEDIKQAVINDVVMFRGEQKQFDDITLLILKQKAHVKDSA; this comes from the coding sequence ATGTCAATTCGCTTACCTCAAGTTCAGTTAATCTGGTTCAAAATTGTTCGGAAATCTCGGCATCCAATTCCGATCCGAACGGTTTTGATTGTACCATTTTTACTTCAAATTTTTGGGGCGGTTGGCGTTGTGGGATGGCTATCATTTCAAGCGGGTCAGAAATCTGTTCATGAAGTTGTTAGTCAGTTACAAAATGAAATTAGTGCGCGGGTTGAACAAAATTTAGAAGCGTATTTAACGGTTCCTGAAAAGATTAATCAAACGAACTTAAATTTAATCCGTTCAGGAACTTTAACCTTAAAAAATTTAAACTCTTGGGAAAAATATCTCTGGGGACAAGTTCAAATTTTTCCTGAGATTAATTTTATTAAAGTTACCAATGCGGCGGGTCAGGAACGCACCGGGGAACAGTTGGGTGATGGTTCATTAAGAATTAATGTTGTTGATACATTTACCAATTTTGACTTCTATTCTTATCAAACCAATAATAAAGGCGATCGCACAAAAGTTGCAACCATTGTTAAAGATTTTGATACCCGCAAGGGGGTTTGGTATCAAGACGCAGTGAAAGCGGGAGGCACCACTTGGAGTTCCGTTTATTTATCCTTATTAGAACCGACATTATTAATGAGTGCTTTACTCCCGGTTTATAATCCTCAAACCCAACAAATTCAGGGGGTTCTGAATACAGCTTTACGGTTAGATGGAATTGGAGATTTTTTAAACCGATTAAAGGTAGGGAAATCAGGACAAACTTTTTTAATCGATAGTAAGGGCACGTTGTTAGCCACATCAACCTTAGAAAAACCTTTTCAAGAAATTAATAATGAAAGGCAGTTATTTCCGGCTATTAACAGTAAAAATTTATTAACCCAAGCAACAGCAAAGTATTTAAGTCAAACTCAAGGGAATCTGAACAATATTAAACAAGGAAAAGATCTCGAATTTACATGGAACCGTGAACGCTATTTTGTTAAAGTCTTACCCTTTCAAAAAGGAAAAACGGTTAATTGGTTAATTTTGGTGGTGGTTCCTGAATCTGATTTTATGGAACAAATTAATACTAATACTCGCACAACAATTATTTTATGTAGTTTGGCATTATTAGGAGCTACAGTGATAGGATTATTAACGGCACAATGGATTGTTAAACCGATTTTACAATTAAATATTGCAGCGAAACAAATTGCTCAAGGAAACTGGGAACAAACGGTTAATTTAAAACGCAAGGACGAACTCGGTCAATTAGGAAGATCGTTTAATCGCATGGCAAAACAGCTTAAAGAATCTTTTACAATTTTAGAAGCTAAAAATAAAGAATTACAAGATTTAGATCAATTAAAAGATGAATTTCTGGCGAATACCTCCCATGAATTGCGAACACCTTTGAATGGAATTATTGGGATTGCTGAATCTTTAATCGAGGGAGTAACGGGTGATTTACCATCAGAAACCAATAGCAACTTAGCGATGATTGTTGCGAGTGGTCGGCGTTTATCGAGTTTAGTGGGTGATATTTTAGATTTCTCTAAACTGCGTCACAAAAATATTGAATTGCAGTTGCGACCTGTGGATGTTTATAGTATTGTTAATGCGGTTTCTATTCTGAGTCAACCCTTAATTACTCAAAAAGATCTGCATATTATTAATCGCATTCCAGCCGAATTTCCCTTAGCAGAAGCCGACGAAAATCGCTTACAACAAATTCTATATAATTTAATTGGAAATGCCATTAAATTTACTTCAGAAGGAATTGTAGAAATATCAGCCCGAATTTTATCGGAAACGGAAAAACCTCAAATGGCGATTACGATTTCTGATACTGGAATTGGAATTGCTGCGGATAAATTAGAGCGAATTTTTGAATCCTTTGAACAGGCGGAAGGGTCTACGGCGAGGGAATATGGCGGGACAGGATTAGGATTAACCATTACAAAACAATTGGTGGAATTACATGGCGGTAAAATTACGGTTCAGTCTGAGTTAGGAATCGGTTCTCAATTTACATTTACCCTCCCTATTGCTGAAAATACGATTAAAAACCCATCGGAAAATCGGGTTAAAAATTTGAGCAAACCGTTACAAATTAATCCTTTAATTGCGATTAATCCCAACTTTTCTAAACCGTTTATGGATTATTCTCCGGAAACAATCAAAATTTTAATTGTGGATGATGAAGTGGTTAACCGTCAAGTTTTATTTAATAATCTTTCATTAAATAATTATGCCGTTTTTCAAGCTACTAATGGAGAAGAAGCGTTAGAGTTAATTGAGCATGGACTTAAACCGAATATGATTTTATTAGATGTGATGATGCCTAAAATTACTGGATATGAAGTGACTCAAAAACTTCGAGAACGCTTCAATGCAACAGAATTACCGATTATTTTATTAACCGCTAAAACCCAAGTACAAGATATTGTTACCGGGTTAAATATGGGTGCGAATGATTATATGATGAAACCCTTTGCTAAAGATGAACTGTTAGCTAGAATTCGTACCCATATTAATATTAGTCGTCTCCATGCTGAAAATTTACGGTTAGCAACAGAATTAGAAGTTACTCGACGTTTACAACAAATGATTTTACCCAAACCGGAAGAACTTGCTACTATTCATGAATTAGAAATTTTGGGATTTATGGAACCCGCAGAGGAAGTGGGGGGAGATTATTATGATGTTTTAGAAACCGATGGTGTGGTAACTTTAGGAATTGGAGATGTCACCGGACATGGGTTAGAAAGTGGGATTTTAATGTTAATGACGCAAACCGGAATTCGCACCCTCAAGGAAGTTCGTGAAACTGACCCGATTCAGTTTTTAAGCATTCTCAACCGCACGCTTTATAAAAATGTGGAACGGATGAATGTTGACCGGAATTTAACTTTAGTTCTGTTAAATTATTATCAAGGATTATTAACAGTAAGTGGACAACATGAAGAGATTTTGATTGTCCGTTCTAATGGTACAATTGAACGAATTGATACGATGGATTTAGGAATTCCCATTGCATTAGATGAAGAGATTACAGAATTTATTGATTCTACAACTGTTGAGTTAAAAGCGGGAGATGGAGTCGTTTTATATACGGATGGAATTACTGAAACGTTCAATTTGAGTAAAGAACAATATGGGTTAAATCGTCTTTGTAATGTAATTTCTAAAAATTGGCATAACCCCATTGAAGACATTAAACAAGCGGTTATCAATGATGTTGTGATGTTTCGGGGTGAACAAAAACAGTTTGATGATATTACTTTATTAATTTTAAAACAAAAAGCTCATGTTAAGGATTCAGCTTGA
- a CDS encoding Uma2 family endonuclease: MPQMTVKDLERIESVLSEAGLDYQIEIEQGNITIIGPSDIVASEVSLEFACQLSNWVKPRRLGRVFDSAGGFILPNSDLKAPDVSFVLRHRLPRSIRYFATLVPDLVVEVKSQSDRLKKIRDKIQVYLQQGVKVAILIDPDTCQLEVYQPNQPIIVLGNGDILTLSDLLPGWELVVSEIWPPVFDEDESS, translated from the coding sequence ATGCCTCAAATGACCGTCAAAGACCTAGAACGCATTGAGTCAGTCCTGAGTGAAGCTGGCTTGGACTATCAAATTGAAATCGAACAAGGTAATATTACCATTATCGGCCCATCAGATATCGTCGCCAGTGAAGTTTCCCTAGAATTTGCTTGTCAACTCAGTAATTGGGTCAAACCCCGTCGCCTGGGTCGTGTTTTTGACTCCGCAGGGGGGTTTATTTTACCCAATAGTGACTTAAAAGCGCCGGATGTGTCTTTTGTGTTGCGCCATCGCCTTCCCCGTAGTATTCGCTATTTTGCCACTCTCGTTCCCGATTTAGTTGTTGAAGTTAAATCTCAAAGCGATCGCCTCAAAAAAATCCGAGATAAAATTCAAGTGTATCTGCAACAAGGGGTTAAAGTTGCCATTCTAATTGATCCCGATACCTGTCAACTGGAAGTTTACCAACCTAATCAGCCTATCATTGTATTAGGAAATGGTGATATTTTAACCCTAAGCGATCTCCTCCCCGGATGGGAATTAGTCGTTTCAGAGATCTGGCCTCCTGTATTTGATGAAGATGAATCATCCTAG
- a CDS encoding aromatic ring-hydroxylating dioxygenase subunit alpha — MINSNIRQLEINFNYWYVVASSKEVKNQPLGVKLWNQNIVLFRDNSGTIHALEDRCPHRQVKLSHGKIIENNLECAYHGWQFNPQGDCVNVPYLDDNQKLPKNCKIRQYPVKELDGFIWLFLGENATETQPLGVPEWDDLNYIATVSVIHYQGHFSFLIENLMDMYHGHLHQDWQAWTDAKLDKIEETENRVDAYYQAQSYYKIDKIWSISQLFFPSLRQLHPEPLTVSYIYPHWFSTLGEYFKIYCLFCPVSLTETRAYLIHFTSLNAFWRLHKLPIKFRKFVKDLCFGSAQKLLDGLVKQDILMIEEEQQAYLQYPQRQGYEFNRTIKSVQRLIKRQAESLT, encoded by the coding sequence ATGATAAATTCTAATATTAGACAGTTAGAAATTAATTTTAATTACTGGTATGTTGTTGCCAGCAGTAAAGAAGTTAAAAACCAACCTTTAGGAGTAAAATTATGGAATCAAAATATTGTTTTATTTCGGGATAATTCAGGAACAATTCATGCTTTAGAAGATCGCTGTCCCCATCGACAAGTTAAACTAAGTCATGGTAAAATAATTGAGAATAATTTAGAATGTGCGTATCACGGTTGGCAATTTAATCCTCAAGGAGACTGTGTAAACGTTCCCTATTTAGATGATAACCAAAAATTACCTAAAAATTGCAAAATTCGACAATACCCCGTTAAAGAATTAGATGGGTTTATCTGGTTATTTCTGGGAGAAAATGCTACAGAAACTCAACCGTTAGGGGTTCCTGAATGGGATGATTTGAATTATATTGCAACGGTTTCCGTTATCCATTATCAAGGGCATTTTTCCTTTTTAATTGAAAATTTAATGGATATGTATCACGGACATTTACACCAAGATTGGCAAGCGTGGACAGATGCTAAATTAGACAAAATCGAAGAAACTGAAAACCGAGTTGATGCTTACTATCAAGCGCAGAGTTATTATAAAATTGATAAAATTTGGTCAATTTCTCAGCTATTTTTTCCCAGTTTAAGACAACTTCATCCTGAACCTCTAACGGTTAGTTATATTTATCCCCACTGGTTTTCTACCTTGGGAGAATATTTTAAAATCTATTGTTTATTCTGTCCGGTTAGTTTAACCGAAACCCGTGCATATTTAATTCATTTTACCTCTTTAAACGCTTTTTGGCGACTCCATAAACTCCCTATTAAATTTAGAAAATTTGTTAAAGATTTATGTTTTGGTTCCGCACAAAAACTATTAGACGGGTTAGTAAAACAAGATATTTTAATGATAGAAGAAGAACAACAAGCTTATTTACAATATCCCCAACGCCAAGGATATGAATTTAATCGCACCATTAAAAGTGTTCAACGGTTAATTAAACGTCAAGCTGAATCCTTAACATGA
- a CDS encoding HEAT repeat domain-containing protein → METSDRTSQEYQTALGINDWDYFLPRNHVNSPVEGKEYRIFQPQWKQIILFWLGRDDINSEEKEAFIQKLVNFDDGCGEWSYAKVDRGFYEYHAYLLAAAGINNFKQCSLSDEIIEQIVKWAYGYFDIEKQERITFIYLIWQGAKIVLAEKIREKVITNLIQVLETTGYRDMFANTKILKEIAVGNELAIQALIRVLETTEDKTTRHWVVIDLGEIAMGNELAIQALIRVLKTTEDKTTRHWVTLNLGEIAMGNELAIQALIQVLETTDDRVTRWTVAKSLRKIAVGNELALQELIRILETIGDEDIRWMVAYILGEIHPENELAIQVLIRILEITGDEYIHRLVAEEGLGKIPVGNELAIRELIRVLGTTEDEDTRRWAAYILGKIAVGNELAIQALIQVLETTENEYEYTRWMFASSLWKIDPENQLAIQTLIQVLETTETEWLRSMAADSLGEIGPRNELVRRALIQVLETTKDEDTRWTVAYNLRKTTVGNELAIQDLIQVLETTEDEYTRKWVAYIFWDIAVGNELAIRALIQVLGSIKDEDAGSTVAECLGDIAVGNELAIRVLIQALETTEDEDTRRWVAESLRKIDPENESAIRALIQVLETTEDEYTRSTVAYSLGEIIVENELAIRALIQVLETTEDEYTRRTFAERLGEIAVGNELVIQELIRALKTTQDKYIRWSFAYSLGKIIQTEKQYADVVSAIKYDLTNEVYKNNFDRFESCYDLLWQCAQNLPYPKFYQAWYPNTLTPHPEITNNTPVEVLPTVQKLEQQNTDISTQLSHLPVHCINVNKLLTLNIKNEFIQAFCNRLYQKLLPDGTPPDVQTLANLETKIIHLKQKLQTPHLFILLLADGTPTPEVIDYCDYLTDVLHLGWVTPDPLPLPFPQRSFVASQENLLAAVESWVAEY, encoded by the coding sequence ATGGAAACTAGCGATCGCACATCTCAGGAATATCAGACCGCTTTAGGGATTAACGATTGGGATTATTTTCTACCCAGAAATCATGTGAATAGTCCGGTGGAGGGCAAAGAGTATCGGATTTTTCAACCCCAATGGAAACAGATCATTTTATTCTGGTTGGGGCGTGATGATATCAATTCAGAGGAAAAAGAAGCATTTATTCAGAAGTTAGTTAATTTTGATGATGGGTGTGGAGAGTGGAGTTATGCAAAAGTAGATAGAGGTTTTTATGAATATCATGCCTATCTTTTGGCTGCTGCGGGAATTAATAATTTTAAACAATGTAGTTTATCTGATGAAATTATAGAACAGATTGTTAAATGGGCTTATGGTTATTTTGATATTGAAAAGCAAGAAAGGATAACTTTTATTTACCTAATATGGCAAGGTGCAAAAATAGTATTAGCAGAGAAAATCAGAGAAAAAGTTATTACTAATTTAATTCAAGTCTTAGAAACCACTGGGTATCGAGATATGTTTGCCAATACCAAGATTTTAAAGGAAATTGCCGTTGGAAATGAGTTAGCAATACAGGCGTTAATTCGGGTTTTAGAAACTACTGAGGATAAAACTACTCGCCACTGGGTTGTCATTGATTTGGGGGAAATTGCCATGGGAAATGAGTTAGCAATACAGGCGTTAATTCGAGTCTTAAAAACTACTGAGGATAAAACTACTCGCCACTGGGTTACCCTGAATTTAGGGGAAATTGCCATGGGAAATGAGTTGGCAATACAGGCGTTAATCCAAGTATTAGAAACCACTGATGATAGAGTGACTCGTTGGACGGTTGCCAAGAGTTTAAGGAAAATAGCCGTTGGAAACGAGTTAGCGCTACAGGAGTTAATTCGGATCTTAGAAACCATTGGTGATGAAGATATTCGCTGGATGGTTGCCTATATTTTAGGGGAAATTCACCCTGAAAATGAGTTAGCAATACAGGTGTTAATTCGGATCTTAGAAATCACTGGGGATGAATATATTCACAGGTTAGTTGCCGAGGAGGGTCTAGGGAAAATTCCCGTTGGAAACGAGTTAGCAATACGGGAGTTAATTCGAGTCTTAGGAACCACTGAGGATGAAGATACTCGCAGGTGGGCTGCCTATATTTTAGGGAAAATTGCCGTTGGAAATGAATTAGCAATACAGGCGTTAATTCAAGTATTAGAAACCACGGAAAATGAGTATGAATATACTCGCTGGATGTTTGCCTCTAGTTTATGGAAGATTGACCCTGAAAATCAGTTAGCAATACAGACGTTAATTCAAGTATTAGAAACCACTGAGACTGAATGGCTTCGCAGCATGGCTGCGGATAGCTTAGGAGAAATTGGCCCTAGAAATGAGTTAGTAAGACGGGCGTTAATTCAGGTTTTAGAAACCACTAAGGATGAAGATACTCGCTGGACGGTTGCCTATAATTTACGGAAAACTACCGTTGGAAATGAGTTAGCAATACAGGATTTAATTCAAGTATTAGAAACCACTGAGGATGAATATACTCGCAAGTGGGTTGCCTATATTTTTTGGGATATTGCCGTTGGAAATGAGTTAGCAATACGGGCGTTAATTCAAGTATTAGGAAGCATTAAGGATGAAGATGCTGGCAGTACGGTTGCCGAGTGTTTAGGGGATATTGCTGTTGGAAATGAGTTAGCAATACGGGTGTTAATTCAAGCATTAGAAACCACTGAAGATGAAGATACTCGCAGGTGGGTTGCCGAGAGTTTAAGGAAAATTGACCCTGAAAATGAGTCAGCAATACGGGCGTTAATTCAAGTATTAGAAACCACTGAAGATGAATATACTCGCAGTACGGTTGCCTATAGTTTAGGGGAAATTATCGTTGAAAATGAGTTAGCAATACGGGCGTTAATTCAAGTATTAGAAACCACTGAAGATGAATATACTCGCCGTACATTTGCCGAGAGATTAGGGGAAATTGCTGTTGGAAATGAGTTAGTAATACAGGAGTTAATTAGAGCATTAAAAACCACTCAGGATAAATATATTCGCTGGTCGTTTGCCTATAGTTTAGGAAAAATAATTCAAACCGAAAAACAATATGCAGATGTAGTTTCTGCCATCAAATATGACCTAACTAATGAAGTTTACAAGAATAATTTTGATCGGTTTGAAAGCTGCTATGACCTTCTCTGGCAATGCGCCCAAAATCTGCCTTATCCCAAATTTTATCAAGCATGGTATCCCAACACCCTGACCCCCCATCCTGAAATAACCAATAATACCCCCGTTGAGGTATTGCCAACGGTGCAAAAATTAGAACAACAAAACACCGATATTTCTACCCAACTTTCTCACCTCCCCGTCCACTGCATCAACGTCAACAAACTACTAACCCTCAACATCAAAAACGAATTTATCCAAGCCTTTTGTAACCGTCTTTATCAAAAATTATTACCCGATGGAACTCCCCCCGACGTGCAAACCCTCGCTAACCTAGAAACCAAAATTATCCACCTGAAACAGAAACTCCAAACCCCCCATCTGTTCATTTTATTACTCGCAGATGGGACACCCACCCCCGAAGTCATCGACTATTGCGACTATCTCACGGACGTCTTACACCTTGGTTGGGTAACTCCCGACCCCCTCCCGTTACCATTCCCGCAACGTTCCTTTGTGGCGTCGCAGGAGAATTTGTTAGCGGCGGTTGAAAGTTGGGTTGCAGAATATTAA
- a CDS encoding FAD-dependent oxidoreductase, which yields MTEQFNSSSFSNLSRRSVLKFLGVGAVTGVLGYSRFHKPEPAIFQPDMINLPQFLEQPKHVVIVGGGLAGLACGYELSQRGFKVTVLEKSPQLGGKIASWDIQVGDKTFKMEHGFHGFFPQYYNLNSLVNQLKIKDNFISLESYAVVFRNNQYQPEIFRPSRSAFPWNVVDLGVSSPNRLNWGINLTHLNHWKVFREIGGFKIPNSYQRLDEISVADWVREDFPQGLYDLYFLPFAKSSLNAPDKLSVGELMQFFHFYFFGNPEGLAFNGTRQDMGTSLVQPLVNAIQEKGGEVLTEITVSHFNWNQGQIDSITYVQGNAINSVPFWVTSNPIISSKGFEYFGNADDVYAVSTQNNTAISLHCTHQGCTVKMAEDGYFHCPCHGAVFNQKGEVISGPAQRNLQQYQVIQRQNDQVQLVQEITQPPKNWGEEGNFKRGVSDSDDNTTAANSSVIPATNSPQMIQADYYVLATDIPGTQQLFTLMTGDINVQIKQQIEQLQVADPFAVCRFWFDRDFPWEYSHFTSLSGYDLTDSITLYHCIQDEYIQWHQETGGSVVELHAYCYKETEFPTQEALLTTFEQELYEIVPELKSATLLHRELVNQKNFAGYPPGSYANRPVTNSGVSNLMFAGDWVKMPFPCGLMERAISSGLLAANEILHQEGLQRRSLFSVTPEGFLKI from the coding sequence ATGACTGAACAATTTAACTCCTCTTCATTCTCTAATCTTTCTCGTCGTTCTGTCCTCAAATTTTTAGGGGTTGGTGCAGTAACAGGGGTATTAGGATATTCTCGATTTCATAAACCTGAACCTGCGATTTTTCAACCAGATATGATTAATTTACCGCAATTTTTAGAGCAACCGAAGCACGTTGTTATTGTCGGTGGAGGATTAGCAGGATTAGCCTGTGGGTATGAACTCAGTCAACGGGGATTTAAAGTTACTGTATTAGAAAAGTCTCCTCAATTGGGCGGTAAAATTGCAAGTTGGGATATTCAAGTGGGCGATAAAACCTTTAAAATGGAACATGGATTTCATGGTTTTTTCCCTCAATATTATAACTTAAATTCTTTAGTTAATCAACTTAAAATTAAAGATAATTTCATATCTTTAGAATCCTATGCGGTTGTTTTTAGGAATAACCAATATCAACCCGAAATTTTTCGTCCTAGTCGGTCTGCATTTCCTTGGAATGTGGTTGATTTAGGAGTATCTTCTCCCAATCGGTTAAACTGGGGAATTAATCTAACCCATCTCAATCATTGGAAAGTCTTTCGAGAAATTGGAGGGTTTAAAATTCCGAATAGTTATCAACGGTTAGATGAGATTTCCGTTGCAGATTGGGTGCGTGAAGATTTCCCCCAAGGATTATATGATTTATATTTTCTTCCCTTTGCAAAATCCAGTTTAAATGCACCGGATAAACTGAGTGTGGGGGAACTGATGCAGTTTTTTCATTTCTATTTTTTTGGGAATCCTGAAGGGTTAGCCTTTAATGGAACTCGTCAAGATATGGGAACCAGTTTAGTCCAACCTTTAGTGAATGCAATTCAAGAAAAAGGGGGAGAAGTTTTAACAGAAATAACCGTTAGTCATTTTAACTGGAATCAAGGTCAAATTGACTCGATTACTTATGTCCAAGGAAATGCAATTAATTCAGTTCCATTTTGGGTAACATCTAATCCTATTATATCCTCTAAAGGGTTTGAATATTTTGGCAATGCTGATGATGTTTATGCCGTATCTACCCAAAATAATACAGCTATTTCTTTACACTGTACCCATCAAGGCTGTACTGTAAAAATGGCAGAGGATGGATATTTTCACTGTCCGTGTCATGGTGCTGTTTTTAATCAAAAAGGTGAGGTTATTTCGGGGCCAGCACAACGAAATTTACAACAATATCAAGTGATTCAAAGACAGAATGACCAAGTGCAGTTAGTACAAGAAATCACCCAACCCCCCAAAAATTGGGGGGAGGAGGGAAACTTTAAACGAGGGGTAAGTGATTCTGATGATAATACAACAGCAGCAAATTCATCTGTTATCCCTGCTACAAATTCTCCCCAAATGATTCAAGCGGATTATTATGTATTGGCGACGGATATTCCAGGAACACAGCAGTTATTTACTTTAATGACAGGGGATATTAATGTGCAGATTAAGCAACAAATTGAACAATTACAAGTTGCTGACCCTTTTGCGGTTTGTCGCTTTTGGTTTGACCGAGATTTTCCTTGGGAATATAGCCATTTTACCTCTTTATCGGGTTATGATTTAACCGATAGTATTACTCTTTATCATTGTATCCAAGATGAATATATTCAATGGCATCAAGAAACGGGAGGAAGTGTTGTTGAATTACACGCCTATTGTTATAAAGAAACTGAATTTCCAACTCAAGAAGCGTTATTAACGACGTTTGAACAAGAACTTTATGAAATTGTTCCCGAATTAAAATCCGCCACTTTATTACATCGAGAATTAGTCAATCAGAAAAATTTTGCTGGATATCCCCCCGGAAGTTATGCCAATCGTCCGGTGACAAATTCTGGGGTTTCTAACTTAATGTTTGCGGGAGATTGGGTTAAAATGCCGTTTCCTTGTGGTTTAATGGAAAGAGCCATTAGTAGTGGTTTATTAGCCGCTAATGAGATTTTACATCAGGAAGGGTTGCAAAGGCGATCGCTTTTTTCCGTCACTCCAGAAGGCTTTTTAAAGATATAG
- a CDS encoding gluconokinase, which produces MIILVMGVSGSGKSTIGQLLAESLQWQFYDADDFHSPESIAKMSKNIPLQDSDRMPWLMQLQKAIDHWLETQNNVVLACSALKDSYRIMLWRDPQQMRLVYLKGPEKLIQQRLQSRYNHFMSADLLDTQLDILEEPKTALYVDISDSPLEIVDQIKTYLQLQP; this is translated from the coding sequence ATGATTATTTTAGTGATGGGGGTTTCCGGTTCTGGGAAATCAACAATTGGTCAACTTTTGGCGGAATCTTTGCAGTGGCAATTTTACGATGCTGATGATTTTCACTCTCCCGAAAGTATTGCTAAAATGAGCAAAAATATTCCCTTGCAGGATAGTGATCGAATGCCTTGGTTAATGCAGCTTCAAAAGGCGATTGACCACTGGTTAGAAACTCAAAATAATGTCGTTTTAGCTTGTTCTGCATTGAAAGATTCCTATCGTATAATGTTATGGAGAGATCCTCAGCAAATGCGCTTAGTTTATTTAAAAGGGCCAGAAAAATTAATTCAACAACGGCTCCAAAGTCGGTATAATCATTTTATGTCTGCTGATCTGCTCGATACTCAATTAGACATTTTAGAAGAACCTAAAACGGCTTTATATGTTGATATTTCCGATTCCCCCTTAGAAATTGTAGATCAAATTAAAACCTATTTGCAGTTACAACCTTAA